TGATGATCAGTATAACTGCGTGTAGCCGTAAGGTTACCCAAAATGGGAAGGCTTCCTATTACGCCGATTCCTTCGATGGGAAACGCACTGCCAGCGGAGAAACATTCCGGCAGCGACACCTGACGGCAGCCCATAAATCGCTTCCTTTTGGTACCCGCGTAAAAGTTGTCAATATGGCCAACGGCCGCTCGGTGAAAGTGCGCATCAATGACAGAGGCCCGTTTGCTCCCGGCAGAATCATCGATCTTTCTAAAAAAGCAGCGTCTAAACTGGGCATGCTTAATACCGGTGTCGCAAACGTGGAAATAAAATACAAAAAGCCTAAAAAATAGGGAAGGAGAAACACCACAGCATTTCTCCTTCCACAAGCGCCAAACACAGTTGTTGTTACACAACATGCTCACCCTCTGCTATTTCTTCCACCATCTTTTTACAAAATGCGGGCAGATCCTTGGGTGTCCTGCTGGTCACCAGTCCGTGGTCTGTAACCACTTCTTCGTCAGACCAAACAGCACCGGCATTTTCCAGATCTGTTTTCAGGGAAGGATAGGACGTGACCCTGCGACCGTTGAGTTCTCCTGTTTCTATCAGCGTCCATGGACCATGGCAAATCGCTGCTATAGGCTTTCCGTCTTCAAAAAAACCGCCTACAAAAGTGACCGCCTGCTGATTGATACGTAACTGGTCAGGGTTTAATACACCTCCGGGCAGTACCAGCGCATCGTAATCCTGCGCATTGGCTTCGGCCAGGTTCTTATCTACCGGATAATCTTTCCCCCAATCTTTTTCTGCCCAGGCCTTTACTTTTTCTTTTTCGGGAGAAATAATATCCACTTTTGCTCCTGCGTTTTTTAACGCTTCCAGTGGCGCTGTCAGCTCCACTTCCTCAAATCCGTTGGCGACCAGTATCGCCACCTTTTTGTCCTGCAATTGAGTTCCCATAAAACATAGTTTTTTCGTGAATAAAACCGGATGATTTCGCCCGCTGCGCCTGACGGGCACAGCTAAATTCCAGATGTTGTTCTCCTTCCAACTGCACAAAAAAGGTTCCCTTGCTCATACATATTGCCTGTAGCCTGCTTCCAGCGCCCGTGGTCGTATAGCCGTTGTATATATTTTTTCCCATACCGTAGAAAGAAAGGAATCTCATTCCAGTGTAATATTTTGATGCCAGCTGTTGCATTTGGTGATTCCTACTGTTTTATTTGTTGACACTAATTCCTGAACAATGAAAAAATATATGCTTTTCTGTGCCCTGTTCAGCCTGCTGGCTACACAACAGATTTCGGCGCAATCATCTCCCGTGGTGCTCCCGGGTTCTACGGCCTATGCAGATCCGGAGGAAAAAAACGTGGACATCAATGAAAACAAGGGCGTGATCAACTGGACCGGCAATGAGAATACGGTTAATTTTTATTTTCACGCCGCCACCACCGGCAAACTAAAAGTCGCCCTGCAGGCACGCTCTGATGCAGGCAGCAAAATACAGGTTACCCTAAATGGAATATCCAAAACAGTTAGCATTCCTGCCAACAATGATATAGTCGCCATTCCTGCACTGGAAACGAATATCAAACAAGCAGGCTTCTATACCATCACACTCAGGGGACTGGAAAAATCCGGCAAGCTGTACGCTGATGTGAAAGCCATAAGCCTGGAAGGTGCCGCTACCAAAGATATCCAGTTCAACCCCAAATCATGGCGGCGTTCGGCCTCCGTACATCTCAACTATCCCGTTCCTGAAGGAAAAAATGTGGA
The Chitinophaga varians genome window above contains:
- a CDS encoding septal ring lytic transglycosylase RlpA family protein, which translates into the protein MRLSLHPHLLLACAILMISITACSRKVTQNGKASYYADSFDGKRTASGETFRQRHLTAAHKSLPFGTRVKVVNMANGRSVKVRINDRGPFAPGRIIDLSKKAASKLGMLNTGVANVEIKYKKPKK
- a CDS encoding type 1 glutamine amidotransferase domain-containing protein encodes the protein MGTQLQDKKVAILVANGFEEVELTAPLEALKNAGAKVDIISPEKEKVKAWAEKDWGKDYPVDKNLAEANAQDYDALVLPGGVLNPDQLRINQQAVTFVGGFFEDGKPIAAICHGPWTLIETGELNGRRVTSYPSLKTDLENAGAVWSDEEVVTDHGLVTSRTPKDLPAFCKKMVEEIAEGEHVV